GGTAatggaattcaatgttttgtgtTTGTTATAGAGGCATATTTGCAACAGTATATCAGATAATAATTCTAGATAGTCTGTCCAGATAGCTTAGATTGTGTTTCATGATGCATATGCCTGAAGCGGTTTTGGCTACTTTTTGGATTGCTCATTAATTTTTTAGCTGCCCTTGGCtggtacaaatatatatatatataagaagttTATCCTTTTATCAACTTTTACTCAGGTCAAATTTAGGATCCATTTGTACTCATGCGCCATTGGGGTAAAGTGCATGTGCTTTGTTTTCTGTTGTATTTTTTCATCTAGGGGATAACGTTTTGTTGTTTGTTGGAAGGAATATTAAAACACATCCACACCCTATTTTGTCAAATTGTTCTAAAGTGGCTCGCTGCTCCATGTATGAAGTATTAgtgaattatttgtaattttacgAAACGAAACGAAATTTTTTGTGTTGTAAGCTTACATATTGAAATTTATGTTATAAATTTTTTGATAAGAAACAGATGTAAATTAGAATCATACTAATATAGGTATGCTGTATGCATAAGTTCAGAATTAATATTTAGTGTCATTAAAAAAGATGAGCACAAATTGGTGAAGCAGCCAAAAAACCCAACTTAAGTAGAAGTTTAGAAGTTTGTCACTTCCTGATATATTGACTGAAATAACAATAAGAAAATAATGTAGTTTTTGAAGATCGAAAACAACGATAAGAACTAAGAATTCACTCCTCCAGAGTCCTTCAAATACTTGGCCTTGATTTTATTCAGTGCGACTACGGCATCTTTCATGTTAATCCTTTCTTTCGGCAATGCTGCAGTGCAAGCTAAAGCTAATCTCATAACGGATGATAAGCAATCCCTCCTGCTCACGAAACCACCATCTTCCTCCGTCCCAAGTATATCGGCATCCACAACTTCATCTATAGCAGCATTTAGAAATAATGAATCTGCAATCCATtgctttaaattcatttccccAACAAACATCTCATCCGTTGGCTTCCTTTTTGTGAATGTCTCCATGAGTACAATACCAAAACTATACACATCCCCACTCGTCGAAACGCTTCCTTCTATCCCAAACTCTGCAAAATTTGTATGTGAATTTAGTTATGtatgataaaaagaaaattataactCCGAATAAAACCAAcataaacaaaattgaaaaaatacatCACCTGGAGCCATGTATCCAACTGTGGCTAGGGTCATTGTTTCCGTCATCGAATCTCCACTGCCGATGAGTCTTGAAATGCCAAAATCAGCAACATGTGCAGCCATATCATCATCTAATAGTATATTGCTTGGTTTCACGTCACAATGAACGATAGGTATCGAGTAACCTTGATGAAGATATTCTAGTGCCAATGCAACATCTTTCATTATGTCCAACCTCTGCAGGATAGTCATGGAGCGGTTTGGAGAATACAACCACTGTTCGAGGCTTCCATTAGGCATCAATTGAAGCACCAGGGCTTTGAAATCAAGTTCATCGCAACAACTTATGATTTTAATAAGATTCCGATGACGGATATTGCTTAGCATTTCACATTCCTTCGCAAAACTCTTGAATGCCCCTTCTAGCTGTAAATTGAAAACCTTGAGGGCGATATCTATCCCGTCTGACAGTGTTCCTCTGTATACTGAGCCAAACCCCCCTGTGCCTAGTAAGTTACTCTCGTGAAGTCCATTTGTCGCCCTTACAAGTTCTAGGCGCGAAACTCTTCTCCAAAGAACTCGACGTAGCAAGGCAGTTTCTCTTACAACTTCAACATTCCTTTTCCTGCATAGCATCAGAATCAATGCAGCAGCGGCTAGGAGTATTATTGACATGACCCCTGAGATGATATATTTAGCTTTCCTCCAATTTGGCTCAACTTTTGTTCTGTATTTGCATAATGGAAAATGGAGTCGGGAAGTACCGCAGAGTGCACCGTTTGATACAAATGAATCATCAGAGAAGTTTCCGAAAGGCCCGCCTGTTGGAATTTCTCCTTGGAGTTTGTTGAAAGACAAATTCAGATGCTTGAGATACAAGAGGGCTTCCAATGACTTTGGGATCACTCCAGATAGATTGTTTTTGGATAAATCCAAGAATTCTAGGCTTAGCAAGGTTTTAAATGAACCGGGAATAGGGCCTTCTAAATAATTGTTTGCCAAGGAAAAATCAATCATTTTCTGAAGACCCCCAATGCTACCGGGAATGTTTCCGGAGAAATGGTTATTTGATAAATCCATTACCACCACATCTTTCAACTTTCCGATGTCTTCCGAGAGTGGTCCAACTAGAGAATTGGATGACAAGTTTAGCTCCAATATATACTTGAGTTCCCACAAGGAAGATGGTATTTTTGAAGTTAACAAATTGGACCCTAACCGTAGATATCTTAGAGCTACTGCCAAAGTACCCAAGCAGGAAGGAATAGAACCAGAGAGCCGATTACCATGCAAAAGTAAACCGGCTAGGTTGTTTAGTTGACAGAGTTCATACGGGATATGTCCTTGCAGTTCGTTATCATACAAATACAAAAGTTGGAGATT
This region of Malus domestica chromosome 07, GDT2T_hap1 genomic DNA includes:
- the LOC103423103 gene encoding probable LRR receptor-like serine/threonine-protein kinase At3g47570 gives rise to the protein MGTIPWWFGSFAKLQTIRLYGNGFSGFIPAAIFNLSALEIIDLMRNQLSGSIPREIGNLTMVKGIYLDDNKFEELPNEMGSLVQLEELYVQFNALKASALMPVFNISSLTILNLYGNNMSGSFPDNICEHLSSIRVFDLSRSQLGGLIPAKLWQCKELREISLHSNNFRGSIPKSLGNLTYLTGIDLSENHLTGTIPDEIGDLPQLEFLGLAINNLSGVILSKLFNLSMIRTIGLSFNQLSGSLPANIGLNAPNLEILFVSSTNLVAGLLPNLSSASKLRVLDMSKNAFTGFLPSTLCSLKNLEIISLFLNNLTIDASTPQAASTLSCLFNLRNLTKLDMGDNSLNTTIPASRGNLSTSLLYVGLFRCNIRGNIPVEIGNLSSLIALQLGSNQLSGAIPTSIQRLQNLQLLYLYDNELQGHIPYELCQLNNLAGLLLHGNRLSGSIPSCLGTLAVALRYLRLGSNLLTSKIPSSLWELKYILELNLSSNSLVGPLSEDIGKLKDVVVMDLSNNHFSGNIPGSIGGLQKMIDFSLANNYLEGPIPGSFKTLLSLEFLDLSKNNLSGVIPKSLEALLYLKHLNLSFNKLQGEIPTGGPFGNFSDDSFVSNGALCGTSRLHFPLCKYRTKVEPNWRKAKYIISGVMSIILLAAAALILMLCRKRNVEVVRETALLRRVLWRRVSRLELVRATNGLHESNLLGTGGFGSVYRGTLSDGIDIALKVFNLQLEGAFKSFAKECEMLSNIRHRNLIKIISCCDELDFKALVLQLMPNGSLEQWLYSPNRSMTILQRLDIMKDVALALEYLHQGYSIPIVHCDVKPSNILLDDDMAAHVADFGISRLIGSGDSMTETMTLATVGYMAPEFGIEGSVSTSGDVYSFGIVLMETFTKRKPTDEMFVGEMNLKQWIADSLFLNAAIDEVVDADILGTEEDGGFVSRRDCLSSVMRLALACTAALPKERINMKDAVVALNKIKAKYLKDSGGVNS